The following proteins come from a genomic window of Hymenobacter canadensis:
- a CDS encoding glycoside hydrolase family 31 protein, protein MNEPNIQDNNYMLNDLAAKAKQEFFPGKVVASQQEGPDFVFRCDNGALLRLEVITDKVLRFRYASEVGFAPDFSYAFPSGVPARQAPEFLEFRERPDHYRITTDRLICTVAKDGLRTRVLDRSGNTLVQDEKGFHWEYDYDTGNDIVKMSKAVQSGVHYYGLGDKPDNMNLRGKRFTNWGSDTYGYVKGSDPLYKNIPLYLELQQKIAHGIFFDNTFKASFDFAAERADVTSFWAQGGEMNYYFIYGPSLLEVTEEYTRLTCPPELPPLWALGYHQCKWSYFPESNVKEIAKGFRDRQIPCDALYLDIDYMDGYRCFTWSPTHFPEPKRMVQELAQDGFKTIVIIDPGIKIDPNYRVFADGLEKDVYCRRADGPLMKGSVWPGLCNFPDYTRPDVREWWAGLFKGLIEETGVRGVWNDMNEPAVFEKGTFPDDVRFDYDGHPASHKKAHNIYGMQMARATNEGVKQFSYPNRPFTITRSTYAGGQRYSSGWTGDNIASWEHLWLANIQCQRLSISGFSFIGSDIGGFIDTPDGELYVRWVALGAFHPFFRTHSSGDHGDQEPWSFGENFMELARGFIELRYRLLPYMYSTFWQYVSQGTPMLRPLAFLDQTDTDTYLRMAEFSLGDHLLVCPITQAGADGRWMYLPRGDWFYYYTDEAKSGGAEVWAAAGLDRIPLFVRAGAVIPMYPVQQYVGEKVIDEVTLHVYYKAGQESSVLYDDGGEGYGYQSGQSTTRRFTVTGTESGLLLQQATEGDYQPSFTRYRVVLHGLPFQPAAYSTDGQPAEAVAVTLETGLTLPGVVVDATFTELVVG, encoded by the coding sequence ATGAACGAGCCTAACATTCAGGACAACAACTACATGCTGAACGACCTGGCCGCGAAAGCGAAGCAGGAGTTCTTTCCCGGCAAGGTAGTGGCCAGCCAGCAGGAGGGCCCCGATTTTGTTTTTCGCTGCGACAATGGAGCCCTGCTCCGCCTGGAGGTCATCACCGATAAAGTCCTGCGTTTCCGCTACGCCTCGGAGGTGGGGTTTGCGCCCGATTTCAGCTACGCCTTCCCCAGTGGCGTGCCCGCCCGGCAGGCGCCCGAGTTTCTGGAGTTCCGGGAGCGGCCCGACCACTACCGCATCACCACCGACCGCCTGATCTGCACCGTAGCCAAGGACGGCCTCCGGACCCGCGTGCTCGACCGGTCCGGCAACACGCTGGTGCAGGACGAAAAAGGCTTCCACTGGGAGTACGACTACGACACCGGCAACGACATCGTGAAGATGAGCAAGGCCGTGCAGAGCGGCGTGCACTACTACGGCCTCGGCGACAAGCCCGACAACATGAACCTGCGCGGCAAGCGCTTCACCAACTGGGGCTCCGATACCTACGGCTACGTGAAGGGCTCCGACCCGCTCTACAAGAACATTCCGCTGTACCTGGAGCTGCAGCAGAAGATTGCCCACGGCATCTTCTTCGACAACACCTTCAAGGCCAGCTTCGACTTCGCGGCCGAGCGCGCCGACGTGACCAGCTTCTGGGCCCAGGGCGGCGAGATGAACTATTACTTCATCTACGGCCCCAGCCTGCTGGAAGTGACCGAGGAATACACCCGCCTGACCTGCCCGCCCGAGCTGCCGCCGCTGTGGGCGCTGGGCTACCACCAGTGCAAGTGGAGCTACTTCCCCGAAAGCAACGTCAAGGAAATTGCCAAGGGCTTCCGCGACCGGCAGATTCCCTGCGACGCCCTGTACCTCGACATCGACTACATGGATGGGTACCGTTGCTTCACCTGGAGCCCCACGCACTTCCCCGAGCCCAAGCGCATGGTGCAGGAGCTGGCCCAGGATGGCTTCAAAACCATCGTCATCATCGACCCCGGCATCAAGATTGACCCCAACTACCGGGTGTTTGCCGATGGGCTAGAAAAAGACGTGTACTGCCGCCGTGCCGACGGCCCCCTGATGAAGGGCTCGGTGTGGCCCGGCCTCTGCAACTTCCCCGACTACACCCGCCCCGACGTGCGCGAGTGGTGGGCCGGCCTGTTTAAGGGCCTGATTGAGGAAACCGGGGTGCGTGGCGTCTGGAACGACATGAACGAGCCGGCCGTGTTCGAGAAGGGCACCTTCCCCGACGATGTGCGCTTCGACTACGACGGCCACCCGGCCTCGCACAAAAAGGCCCACAACATCTACGGCATGCAGATGGCCCGCGCCACCAACGAGGGCGTGAAGCAGTTCAGCTACCCTAACCGGCCGTTCACCATCACGCGCAGCACCTACGCCGGCGGCCAGCGCTACTCCTCCGGCTGGACCGGCGACAACATTGCCTCCTGGGAGCACCTATGGCTGGCCAATATCCAGTGCCAGCGCCTGAGCATCAGCGGCTTCAGTTTTATTGGTTCCGATATCGGGGGCTTTATTGATACGCCCGACGGCGAGCTGTACGTGCGCTGGGTGGCGCTGGGCGCCTTCCACCCGTTCTTCCGCACCCACTCCAGCGGCGACCACGGTGACCAGGAGCCCTGGAGCTTCGGCGAGAACTTCATGGAGCTGGCCCGGGGCTTCATTGAGCTGCGCTACCGCCTGCTGCCCTACATGTACAGCACGTTCTGGCAGTACGTGAGCCAGGGCACGCCCATGCTGCGCCCGCTGGCCTTCCTCGACCAGACCGACACCGACACCTACCTGCGCATGGCCGAGTTCAGCCTCGGCGACCACCTGCTGGTGTGCCCCATCACGCAGGCCGGCGCCGACGGCCGCTGGATGTACCTGCCCCGCGGCGACTGGTTCTACTACTACACCGACGAAGCCAAGAGCGGCGGCGCCGAAGTGTGGGCCGCCGCCGGCCTCGACCGGATTCCGCTGTTCGTGCGTGCCGGCGCCGTCATTCCGATGTATCCGGTGCAGCAGTACGTGGGCGAAAAGGTGATTGACGAGGTGACGCTGCATGTCTACTACAAAGCCGGCCAGGAAAGCAGCGTACTCTACGACGACGGCGGCGAAGGCTACGGCTACCAGAGTGGCCAGAGCACCACCCGCCGCTTCACCGTGACCGGCACCGAAAGCGGCCTGCTGCTGCAGCAAGCCACCGAAGGCGACTACCAGCCCAGCTTCACGCGCTACCGCGTGGTGCTGCACGGCCTGCCCTTCCAGCCCGCCGCCTACAGCACCGACGGCCAGCCCGCCGAAGCCGTAGCCGTCACCCTCGAAACCGGCCTCACCCTGCCCGGCGTAGTGGTTGACGCCACGTTCACGGAGCTGGTGGTTGGGTAG
- a CDS encoding glycosyltransferase family 4 protein: MTIAPLKVLMLGWDAPTEAEPTPAATAALVSALAPHAALTLLLPHLAEPMHLPAPATATGLGNLTAEELALADTHFNAIHPETWQSPAAPYLGATVWAEAGGAATPAAPYIGSSEAAQAATPGPFSAATQQEAKIATLLNADAFAADEAEPDAQEAADLDITELQATAPVADTAAETAPAVTTPAVATQQVMPDAAAPAPAGPQSVLTIALEALRTPAVSDADLNFRVIQYARFATRLAASQEFAVIYAADWQAWLAGMELRQLTGKPLVLHLHSLAQDRDTAADRGWVLELERLALRRADLVLAASSALALRVLELHDLPPQRVRRLSAAAAQDPARLAEAILVALQEVAPA; the protein is encoded by the coding sequence ATGACTATTGCTCCGCTTAAGGTACTGATGCTGGGCTGGGACGCGCCCACCGAAGCGGAACCGACTCCGGCCGCCACGGCGGCGCTGGTTTCGGCGCTGGCCCCGCACGCGGCGCTCACGCTGCTGCTGCCGCATCTGGCCGAGCCCATGCACCTGCCGGCCCCCGCCACCGCCACTGGCCTGGGCAACCTCACCGCCGAAGAGCTGGCCCTCGCCGACACGCATTTCAACGCCATCCATCCGGAAACCTGGCAGTCGCCGGCGGCACCTTACCTGGGTGCTACGGTATGGGCTGAGGCTGGCGGCGCTGCTACTCCGGCGGCGCCCTACATTGGCAGCAGTGAGGCCGCCCAGGCTGCCACGCCCGGGCCTTTTTCGGCCGCTACGCAGCAGGAGGCGAAAATAGCTACGCTGCTCAACGCCGATGCCTTTGCGGCCGATGAGGCCGAGCCAGATGCGCAGGAAGCCGCCGACCTCGACATTACGGAACTCCAAGCCACTGCCCCGGTGGCAGATACAGCCGCCGAAACAGCTCCGGCTGTCACCACTCCCGCAGTAGCCACCCAGCAAGTTATGCCGGACGCTGCTGCGCCCGCGCCGGCCGGCCCCCAGTCGGTGCTGACTATTGCGCTGGAGGCCCTGCGCACGCCCGCTGTTTCCGATGCCGACCTGAACTTCCGCGTGATTCAGTACGCCCGGTTTGCCACGCGGCTGGCCGCCAGCCAGGAGTTTGCGGTGATTTATGCCGCCGACTGGCAGGCGTGGCTGGCTGGCATGGAGTTGCGGCAGCTGACCGGCAAGCCGCTAGTGCTGCACTTACACAGCCTGGCCCAGGACCGCGACACGGCCGCCGACCGGGGCTGGGTGCTGGAGCTGGAGCGCCTGGCTTTGCGCCGCGCCGACCTGGTGCTGGCGGCTTCCTCGGCGCTGGCGCTGCGGGTGCTGGAGCTGCACGATCTGCCGCCGCAGCGGGTCCGGCGCCTGTCGGCTGCCGCCGCGCAGGACCCGGCCCGCCTCGCCGAAGCCATTCTGGTGGCCCTGCAGGAAGTGGCCCCGGCGTAA
- a CDS encoding fasciclin domain-containing protein, with product MKRIVPTWFAGLALSALVLAGCQKNDELDPTIAGVAVTNPDFQILEDAAIRGDVVTILSNKNPGDPQGNYTVFAPTNEGFGRLGLNSASDLLTLQQPFLRSTLLYHVTGGTLSAANLQAGLVSPSALGPNRRIISRGGSLYVNGSRIVATDVRASNGTVHAVDKVLLATGVDIVQSAVALKDAQVFTQPELSFLVEAVLYCNLAGALSGTPGSAPLTVFAPTDQAFKDLGVALNVPLNVPADIRKLPQATVTAVLLNHVVPGGQFTPELPENSSVATAGGGRLALGAFSNGTLSVKGANNATPAAMVIPDVQCTNGVVHVIDRVLLP from the coding sequence ATGAAAAGAATCGTACCTACCTGGTTTGCCGGCTTAGCCCTGAGCGCCCTGGTTTTGGCAGGCTGCCAGAAAAACGACGAGCTCGACCCCACCATCGCTGGGGTAGCCGTAACCAATCCGGATTTCCAGATTCTGGAAGATGCGGCTATCCGCGGCGACGTTGTGACGATTTTGTCCAATAAGAACCCCGGCGACCCGCAGGGCAACTACACGGTATTCGCGCCCACCAATGAAGGCTTCGGCCGGCTGGGCCTCAACTCGGCCTCCGACCTGCTGACGTTGCAGCAGCCGTTCCTGCGCAGCACCCTGCTCTACCACGTCACGGGCGGCACGCTCAGCGCCGCCAACCTGCAGGCTGGCCTGGTTTCGCCTTCCGCGCTGGGGCCGAACCGCCGCATCATCAGCCGCGGCGGCAGTCTCTACGTCAACGGTTCCCGGATTGTCGCTACCGACGTGCGGGCCTCCAACGGCACCGTTCACGCCGTGGATAAGGTGCTGCTGGCCACCGGTGTCGACATCGTACAGTCGGCCGTAGCGCTGAAGGATGCGCAGGTGTTTACCCAGCCCGAGCTGAGCTTTCTGGTAGAGGCCGTGCTGTACTGCAACCTGGCTGGCGCCCTGTCGGGCACGCCCGGCAGCGCACCGCTCACCGTATTTGCCCCCACCGACCAGGCCTTCAAAGATCTGGGCGTAGCGCTGAACGTGCCTCTGAACGTGCCGGCTGACATCCGCAAGCTCCCGCAGGCCACCGTTACGGCTGTATTGCTCAACCACGTAGTACCCGGCGGCCAGTTCACGCCCGAACTGCCCGAAAACAGCAGCGTAGCCACGGCCGGCGGCGGCCGCCTGGCCCTGGGCGCCTTCAGCAACGGCACGCTTTCGGTGAAAGGGGCCAACAATGCCACGCCGGCCGCCATGGTCATCCCGGACGTGCAGTGCACGAACGGCGTGGTGCACGTCATCGACCGGGTTTTGCTGCCGTAG
- a CDS encoding alpha-amylase family glycosyl hydrolase encodes MAPEMLVPALKTPHLPLVQQDAWLAPYEPVLRQRLQRLDDRLQEIQSEYGSLSKFATAHQQLGLNYDARRRGYWFREWAPAAEALFLIGDFNHWDREDTPLQRQTDGVWEIFLADKEYKERLTHGSRYKVHVRSAHGAKDRLPATLRRAVQDEHSHDFAAQVWRPEAPFVWTDQKFRVHNHVKEPLIYEAHVGMATEEGRVGTYREFADHILPRIQAGGYNCVQLMAVMEHPYYGSFGYHVANFFAVSSRFGTPEDLKYLINEAHKRGLAVLLDVVHSHAVKNEAEGLADFDGSGGQYFHEGPRGDHPGWDSKLFDYAKPEVQRFLLSNLRYWLEEFHFDGFRFDGITSMLYHHHGEGVAFSSYDQYFGPEADEDAILYLQLATTLVHELKKGALLIAEDMSGLPGLCRPIREGGIGFDYRLGMGIPDYWIKLLKHTRDENWNLHELWHTLANRRAGEKTVAYAESHDQALVGDKTLAHWLLDKAIYEHMHKDDPDPITDRGVALHKLIRLLTLALGGEAYLNFIGNEFGHPEWVDFPREGNDWSYHFARRQWSLADNPDLKFRQLAAFDHAQLHLARKQHLLAHPAAHQLNIDTDNQVLVFERGPLLFVFNFHVSTSIPDYHFFVPHSGHYRILLSTDAPEFGGHNRVDTSLTYETFVEDGIDKLSLYVTSRTALVLTRVG; translated from the coding sequence ATGGCTCCTGAAATGCTTGTTCCGGCCCTGAAAACGCCGCATCTGCCGCTGGTGCAGCAAGATGCCTGGCTGGCGCCCTACGAACCCGTACTGCGCCAGCGCCTGCAGCGCCTCGACGACCGGCTGCAGGAAATCCAAAGTGAATATGGCTCGCTGAGCAAGTTCGCCACCGCTCATCAGCAGCTGGGCCTCAACTACGACGCCCGCCGCCGCGGCTACTGGTTCCGCGAGTGGGCGCCTGCTGCTGAGGCTCTGTTCCTCATCGGCGACTTCAACCACTGGGACCGGGAGGACACGCCCCTGCAGCGCCAGACCGATGGCGTGTGGGAGATTTTCCTGGCCGACAAGGAATATAAGGAGCGTCTCACACACGGCAGCCGCTACAAGGTGCACGTGCGCAGCGCCCACGGCGCCAAGGACCGCCTGCCCGCCACCCTGCGCCGCGCCGTGCAGGACGAGCACAGCCACGACTTCGCGGCCCAGGTCTGGCGGCCGGAAGCGCCGTTCGTCTGGACCGACCAGAAGTTTCGGGTGCACAACCACGTCAAGGAGCCGCTGATTTATGAGGCCCACGTGGGGATGGCCACCGAGGAAGGCCGGGTAGGTACCTACCGCGAGTTTGCCGACCACATTCTGCCCCGCATCCAGGCCGGTGGCTACAACTGCGTGCAGCTGATGGCCGTGATGGAGCACCCGTACTACGGCTCGTTCGGTTACCACGTGGCCAATTTCTTCGCCGTGTCGTCGCGCTTCGGCACGCCCGAAGACCTGAAGTACCTCATCAACGAAGCCCACAAGCGCGGCCTGGCGGTGCTGCTGGACGTGGTGCACTCGCACGCCGTGAAAAACGAGGCCGAAGGCCTGGCTGACTTCGACGGCTCCGGCGGCCAGTATTTCCATGAGGGCCCGCGCGGCGACCATCCCGGCTGGGACTCCAAGCTGTTCGACTACGCCAAGCCCGAGGTGCAGCGCTTCCTGCTCAGCAACCTGCGCTACTGGCTGGAGGAGTTCCACTTCGACGGCTTCCGCTTCGACGGCATCACCAGCATGCTCTACCACCACCACGGCGAAGGCGTGGCGTTCAGCTCCTACGACCAGTATTTCGGGCCCGAGGCGGATGAGGACGCCATTCTGTATCTGCAGCTGGCCACCACGCTGGTGCACGAGCTGAAGAAGGGTGCTCTGCTGATTGCCGAGGACATGAGCGGCCTGCCCGGCCTGTGCCGGCCCATCCGCGAGGGCGGCATCGGCTTCGACTACCGCCTGGGCATGGGCATTCCCGACTACTGGATCAAGCTGCTCAAGCACACCCGCGACGAAAACTGGAACCTGCACGAGCTCTGGCACACGCTCGCCAACCGCCGCGCCGGCGAGAAAACTGTGGCCTACGCCGAAAGCCACGACCAGGCGCTGGTCGGCGATAAAACGTTGGCCCACTGGCTGCTGGACAAGGCCATCTACGAGCACATGCACAAAGACGACCCCGACCCCATCACGGACCGGGGCGTGGCGCTGCACAAGCTGATCCGGCTGCTCACGCTGGCGCTGGGCGGCGAGGCCTACCTGAACTTCATCGGTAACGAGTTTGGCCACCCCGAGTGGGTGGACTTCCCGCGCGAAGGCAACGACTGGAGCTACCATTTCGCCCGCCGCCAGTGGAGCCTCGCCGATAATCCTGACCTGAAGTTCCGGCAGCTGGCCGCCTTCGACCACGCCCAGCTGCACCTGGCCCGCAAGCAGCATCTGCTGGCGCACCCCGCCGCCCACCAGCTCAACATCGACACCGATAACCAGGTGCTGGTGTTTGAACGCGGCCCGCTGCTGTTCGTGTTCAACTTCCACGTGAGCACCAGCATCCCCGACTACCACTTCTTCGTGCCGCACTCCGGCCACTACCGCATCCTGCTCAGCACCGACGCCCCCGAGTTCGGCGGTCACAACCGCGTCGACACGTCCCTGACCTACGAAACCTTCGTGGAAGACGGCATCGACAAGCTCAGCCTCTACGTCACGAGCCGCACCGCGCTGGTGCTGACACGGGTGGGGTAG
- a CDS encoding YdeI/OmpD-associated family protein, with protein sequence MSDSQEQVFDTNLELHPTDGGVFLFVPFSVPEVFGQRGQVHVRGTLDGFPFRLPLTLDEDGHHILAVNKQLRNTIGKTWGLPVHVTMMPDTDEPGFMVPEDLDRALERTGLRAAFDLLAYPHRREYVQWVERAKKPEARQRRIQDVLEGAETGKKLK encoded by the coding sequence ATGTCTGATTCGCAGGAACAGGTTTTTGATACCAATTTAGAGCTGCATCCGACCGATGGCGGCGTGTTTCTCTTCGTGCCGTTCAGCGTACCCGAGGTGTTCGGGCAGCGGGGCCAGGTGCACGTGCGCGGCACCCTGGACGGCTTTCCGTTCCGGCTGCCCCTCACCCTCGACGAGGACGGCCACCACATTCTGGCCGTGAACAAGCAGCTGCGCAACACCATCGGCAAAACCTGGGGCCTGCCCGTGCACGTCACGATGATGCCCGACACCGACGAGCCCGGCTTTATGGTACCCGAGGACCTGGACCGGGCCCTGGAGCGCACCGGCCTGCGCGCCGCCTTCGACCTGCTGGCCTACCCTCACCGCCGCGAGTACGTGCAGTGGGTGGAGCGCGCCAAAAAGCCCGAAGCCCGCCAGCGCCGCATCCAGGACGTGCTGGAAGGCGCCGAAACCGGCAAAAAGCTGAAGTAG
- a CDS encoding reprolysin-like metallopeptidase, which produces MKYRYWSASLLLAFLFPASAAQAQSATDPLWQEVAAPPARGPLAAPARWYSLDTARLARRLALAPPETRPEQAVTLEIPYPDGQLHRFAVTQVPVMAPALAARYPRIRTYAARSLDDPGTTARLEWTPVGLHAQVLGPAGTVSVLADADTPGRYQSRPDEIPEFDCRALPVPGEAQRPAGGTPPAAPAPYGGQLRTLRVAMAATGEYVQRLGGGTVQATLASMVTLVSSMNAVYERDLALRLQLVANTDQLIFLDAATDPYDNASPRALMDTNRTVVDNAIGSASYDLGHVLGYRSNGYSGVAYVGVVCLSSEGYKAGGSSTGSSASSIATVTTHEIGHQLGSGHTFNGDQGNCGGGNRSATLAYEPGAGNTIMSYDSRCAPDNVGGAIRFFHAGSLSAILPRLTCGTLSATGNRPPAVSVPPAAYTIPLGTPFTLAGTGTDPDGDALAYSWEQLDRGTSSSLASAATDASGPPLFRSFAPVASPARTFPTLSAVLSNSASLGEILPLVARTLNFRLTARDNRGGVAAANFSMNVADAGPFRVTAANTAATVAPGSLYTITWDVLGTDQAPVSCAAVRILFSNDGGQTFPTELLANTPNNGTATVRLPTGTTTQGRLKIEAIGNVFFDVSDANLTLSGPVAPLPVVLSSFTAEARANAAELTWTTASEQNNRGFAVEASTNSTDFRQIGWVAGRGSSAAPTTYRFADPRLPAYGSSTVYYRLRQTDLDGTETFSPVRVLSAPTNLAATLQVWPNPAHDRLTVAGLTAGQPVQLLDLSGRVLLTATAPAGPLELQLPAGLAPGVYLVRSGGQAQRLLVQ; this is translated from the coding sequence ATGAAATACCGCTATTGGAGTGCCTCTCTGTTGCTTGCTTTCCTGTTTCCGGCCAGTGCCGCTCAGGCGCAGTCTGCTACTGATCCGCTGTGGCAGGAAGTGGCCGCGCCGCCCGCCCGGGGCCCGCTCGCCGCGCCGGCCCGCTGGTACAGCCTCGATACCGCCCGGCTGGCCCGGCGGCTGGCCCTGGCCCCGCCGGAAACCCGGCCCGAGCAGGCCGTCACGCTGGAAATCCCCTACCCCGACGGCCAGCTGCACCGCTTTGCCGTGACGCAGGTGCCGGTGATGGCCCCGGCCCTGGCCGCCCGCTACCCGCGCATCCGCACCTACGCCGCCCGCAGCCTCGACGACCCCGGCACCACGGCCCGCCTGGAATGGACGCCGGTCGGCCTGCACGCGCAGGTACTCGGGCCGGCCGGCACAGTCAGCGTGCTGGCTGATGCCGATACGCCCGGCCGCTACCAGAGCCGCCCCGATGAGATTCCGGAATTCGACTGCCGGGCCCTGCCGGTGCCGGGCGAAGCACAGCGGCCGGCCGGCGGCACCCCGCCCGCCGCGCCGGCGCCCTACGGCGGGCAGCTCCGCACGCTGCGCGTGGCCATGGCCGCCACCGGCGAGTATGTGCAGCGCCTGGGCGGCGGCACCGTGCAGGCCACTTTGGCTTCGATGGTGACGCTGGTCAGCTCGATGAACGCCGTGTATGAGCGCGACCTGGCCCTGCGTCTGCAGCTGGTGGCCAACACCGACCAGCTGATTTTCCTGGACGCCGCCACCGACCCCTACGACAACGCCAGCCCCAGGGCGCTGATGGACACCAACCGCACCGTAGTCGACAATGCCATCGGCTCGGCCAGCTACGACCTGGGCCACGTGCTGGGCTACCGCAGCAACGGCTACTCGGGCGTGGCCTACGTGGGCGTGGTGTGCCTAAGCTCTGAAGGCTACAAGGCCGGCGGCTCTTCCACTGGCAGCTCGGCCAGCAGCATCGCCACCGTCACAACCCACGAAATCGGGCACCAGCTCGGCTCAGGCCACACTTTCAACGGCGACCAGGGCAACTGCGGCGGCGGCAACCGCAGCGCTACCCTGGCCTATGAGCCCGGCGCCGGCAACACCATCATGTCGTATGACTCGCGCTGCGCCCCCGACAACGTGGGCGGCGCCATCCGGTTTTTTCACGCGGGCAGCCTCAGCGCCATTCTGCCCCGGCTGACCTGCGGCACGCTGAGCGCCACCGGCAACCGGCCGCCCGCCGTGAGCGTGCCGCCGGCCGCCTATACCATCCCGCTGGGCACGCCCTTCACGCTGGCGGGCACCGGCACCGACCCCGACGGCGACGCCCTGGCCTATTCCTGGGAGCAGCTCGACCGGGGCACGAGCAGCAGCCTGGCCAGCGCCGCCACCGATGCCAGCGGCCCACCCCTGTTCCGCAGCTTCGCGCCCGTGGCCAGCCCCGCCCGCACGTTCCCGACGCTCTCGGCCGTGCTCAGCAACTCGGCCTCCTTGGGCGAGATACTGCCGCTGGTGGCCCGCACGCTCAACTTCCGCCTCACGGCCCGCGACAACCGCGGCGGCGTGGCGGCGGCCAATTTTTCGATGAACGTAGCCGATGCGGGGCCCTTCCGGGTGACGGCCGCCAACACGGCCGCGACGGTGGCGCCGGGCAGCCTCTACACCATCACCTGGGACGTGCTCGGCACCGACCAGGCGCCAGTGAGCTGCGCGGCCGTGCGCATCCTGTTCTCCAACGACGGCGGCCAGACGTTTCCGACTGAGCTGCTGGCCAACACGCCCAACAACGGTACTGCCACCGTGCGGCTGCCCACCGGCACCACCACCCAGGGCCGCCTGAAGATTGAGGCCATCGGCAACGTGTTTTTTGATGTCAGCGACGCCAACCTCACCCTTTCGGGCCCCGTGGCGCCGCTGCCGGTGGTGCTGAGCAGCTTCACGGCTGAGGCCCGGGCCAACGCCGCCGAGCTGACCTGGACCACGGCCTCGGAACAGAACAACCGAGGCTTTGCGGTGGAAGCGTCGACCAACAGCACCGATTTCCGGCAGATTGGCTGGGTGGCCGGCCGGGGCAGCAGTGCCGCCCCCACCACCTACCGTTTCGCGGACCCGCGCCTGCCGGCCTACGGCAGCAGCACCGTCTACTACCGCCTGCGCCAGACCGACCTCGACGGCACCGAAACCTTCTCGCCGGTGCGAGTACTGTCAGCACCCACCAACCTGGCAGCCACCCTGCAGGTGTGGCCCAACCCTGCCCACGACCGGCTGACCGTAGCCGGCCTCACCGCCGGCCAGCCCGTGCAGCTGCTCGACCTCTCGGGCCGGGTGCTGCTGACGGCCACCGCGCCGGCCGGGCCGCTGGAGCTGCAGCTGCCCGCCGGCCTGGCACCGGGCGTGTACCTGGTGCGCAGCGGCGGCCAGGCGCAGCGGCTGCTGGTGCAGTAA